A section of the Spirosoma pollinicola genome encodes:
- a CDS encoding mycothiol transferase, with amino-acid sequence MEENKVDRRKFVSDLALYTIGAGALAVPKPGFSAPVVYAGNINHIGPQAGFSPQIGTLISMLDWVTNSVINYNSKLTVEQLDYLHDKESNTIGSLMLHLAATEVVYQDLTFHNLPDFSPANKDKWEVAMKLEDKAREQIKGNPLSYYKDAFAEVRATTKAEMKKRDDAWLLSGETKDWDWNNYCKWFHVTEHYANHRGQMTWYAKRIPK; translated from the coding sequence GTGGAAGAAAATAAAGTTGATCGAAGAAAATTCGTTAGTGATTTAGCCCTGTACACCATCGGCGCTGGTGCGTTGGCGGTGCCAAAGCCCGGCTTTTCGGCTCCAGTCGTATATGCCGGAAATATCAATCACATTGGTCCACAGGCAGGCTTTAGTCCGCAAATTGGTACGTTGATTTCTATGCTGGATTGGGTAACGAACAGCGTTATCAACTACAATTCCAAACTGACTGTGGAGCAGTTGGATTATTTGCACGATAAAGAGTCCAACACCATTGGTTCGCTGATGCTTCATCTGGCGGCTACGGAAGTCGTTTATCAGGACCTTACATTCCATAACCTTCCGGATTTTTCGCCCGCCAACAAAGACAAATGGGAGGTAGCGATGAAACTGGAAGATAAAGCTCGTGAGCAGATAAAAGGCAACCCGTTGAGCTACTATAAAGACGCGTTTGCCGAAGTCCGCGCAACGACCAAAGCGGAAATGAAAAAGCGGGACGACGCCTGGCTGTTATCGGGTGAAACCAAAGACTGGGACTGGAACAATTACTGCAAGTGGTTTCACGTAACGGAGCATTACGCCAACCACCGGGGGCAAATGACCTGGTACGCCAAGCGGATACCCAAGTGA
- a CDS encoding DUF5990 family protein translates to MKQELALRIQLENPPADVDFSLQKGSGTNYTILQKQRSGTQALVFECTVAVKLGADNQPDFAGVVVQGTPANRFIYINIGKSAGQFDSIWSRRLKIPLKGITTEMIEETTDDSSLVLETKVPGTGKDGGPACGTVKPFNGWYLAANTSSTSSTVP, encoded by the coding sequence ATGAAGCAAGAATTAGCCCTACGCATACAGCTAGAAAACCCACCCGCAGACGTCGATTTTAGCCTTCAGAAAGGGAGTGGAACGAACTATACTATCCTTCAGAAACAAAGGTCTGGTACGCAGGCTTTAGTATTCGAGTGTACAGTTGCTGTAAAATTGGGCGCTGATAACCAGCCCGATTTCGCTGGAGTTGTCGTTCAGGGAACCCCAGCGAATCGGTTTATTTATATCAACATCGGGAAAAGTGCCGGACAGTTCGACTCTATCTGGAGTCGTCGGTTAAAGATTCCGCTAAAAGGGATTACGACCGAAATGATTGAGGAGACTACGGACGATTCGTCTCTGGTTTTGGAGACGAAAGTTCCGGGAACAGGAAAGGATGGGGGACCAGCCTGTGGAACCGTGAAGCCGTTCAACGGATGGTATCTCGCTGCGAATACTTCATCTACTTCTTCAACAGTTCCTTAA
- a CDS encoding XdhC family protein, whose protein sequence is MKEIKAIIDGYDHLDRHATQAALATVVRVEGSSYRRTGARMLVMSDGLWIGGISGGCLEGDALKRARLAIAKASPSKITYDTTTDDEHQIGVGLGCNGIIDVLFTPLDFTDKKNPVEVLKNCMNERRQTHVLITITGLEGNWPSIKEGEVIRYTNSASLDVLDHATLQAQLDEKIQARITKGVSAPYRFDSPDGQELDVFIEILSPEIHLVLWGHQYDVYPLTRLVKELGWRVTVVANPLKVNKKIVALVDEIVLPENFSTILFDAHTAVVLMTHDYKSDKQNLPKVLSTNAPYIGMLGPRVRSERIWAELADEGNPIDDADFSRIHAPVGLDIGAVSPEEIALSLAAEIRADFSSRNGTFLRLRESTIHVRE, encoded by the coding sequence ATGAAAGAGATTAAAGCAATTATCGACGGCTATGATCACCTGGATCGTCACGCTACGCAGGCCGCTTTAGCGACGGTGGTGCGGGTAGAAGGTTCCTCGTATCGGCGCACGGGTGCGCGAATGCTGGTCATGAGCGACGGGCTGTGGATTGGCGGTATTAGCGGGGGTTGCCTGGAAGGCGATGCCCTTAAACGCGCCCGATTGGCCATTGCGAAAGCCTCTCCGTCTAAAATCACGTACGATACCACTACCGACGATGAACACCAGATAGGCGTTGGCTTAGGGTGTAATGGCATCATCGACGTACTGTTTACACCCCTTGATTTTACCGATAAAAAGAACCCTGTCGAAGTACTCAAAAACTGCATGAACGAACGTCGCCAAACGCATGTCCTCATTACCATTACCGGTCTGGAAGGGAACTGGCCTTCCATTAAAGAAGGTGAAGTAATACGATATACCAATTCTGCCAGCCTCGACGTGCTTGACCACGCAACTTTGCAGGCGCAGCTGGACGAAAAAATACAGGCACGCATCACAAAAGGGGTTTCTGCCCCCTACCGGTTTGACAGCCCGGACGGACAGGAACTGGACGTATTTATTGAGATACTATCTCCCGAAATTCATCTGGTGCTGTGGGGACATCAATATGACGTTTACCCGCTCACGCGCCTGGTTAAAGAACTTGGCTGGCGGGTAACCGTGGTTGCGAATCCGCTGAAGGTCAACAAAAAAATTGTGGCTCTCGTGGATGAAATCGTTCTCCCCGAAAACTTCTCAACTATTCTTTTCGATGCCCATACGGCCGTTGTCTTGATGACACACGACTACAAAAGTGATAAGCAAAACTTACCGAAAGTTCTGTCCACTAACGCCCCTTACATTGGCATGTTGGGGCCGCGTGTCCGCTCGGAACGCATCTGGGCTGAACTAGCTGATGAAGGCAACCCCATTGACGACGCCGACTTTTCCCGCATCCACGCACCGGTGGGCCTGGATATTGGGGCCGTGTCGCCCGAAGAAATCGCTCTCTCACTGGCAGCCGAAATCAGAGCGGATTTCTCCAGTCGGAACGGCACATTCTTACGGCTCCGTGAAAGTACCATTCACGTTCGGGAATAG
- a CDS encoding cysteine desulfurase family protein, with product MNYPAYFDYNATTPVDPVVLESMLPYFGLHFGNAASRTHVFGAKAEEAVDKARKQLARLLDADPKEVAFTSGATESINLGLKGVWEANRQRGNHFITIATEHKAVLDTCEHMARQGAEITCLRPDSDGLITADQVERAIKPTTLLISVMAANNETGVLQPIQAIGEVAHKHGVLFHTDATQAVGKIPLSFASSPIDLLSLSGHKFYGPKGVGALVVRKSTMLTAQQDGGRHERGRRSGTLNVPGIVGIGEAARLCQLQLTNEASRISALRDQLEAGILAQLPNATVNGSRQFRLPNTTNICFAGLDGELLLLSLNELAVSNGSACTSASTDPSHVLKAMGLSDDLAYSSLRFSLGRFTTEAEVEAAIRHIVSVVNRLH from the coding sequence ATGAACTACCCGGCTTACTTCGATTATAACGCCACCACACCTGTTGACCCCGTTGTACTGGAAAGTATGCTGCCTTACTTCGGCTTGCATTTCGGTAATGCGGCATCGCGCACGCATGTCTTCGGTGCCAAAGCGGAAGAGGCCGTTGATAAAGCCCGGAAGCAGCTCGCCCGTCTGTTGGATGCCGATCCGAAAGAGGTGGCCTTTACGAGTGGGGCAACTGAGTCGATCAACCTGGGCCTTAAAGGGGTATGGGAAGCAAACCGGCAGCGAGGCAACCACTTCATCACCATTGCAACCGAACATAAAGCCGTTCTGGATACCTGCGAACATATGGCCCGGCAGGGTGCGGAGATCACCTGTCTTCGGCCAGACAGCGATGGACTCATTACGGCAGATCAGGTCGAACGGGCGATTAAACCGACTACGCTATTGATATCCGTTATGGCGGCTAACAACGAAACGGGCGTCCTCCAACCGATTCAGGCTATTGGTGAAGTAGCCCACAAACACGGTGTGTTGTTTCATACCGATGCTACCCAGGCCGTCGGCAAAATCCCCCTTTCGTTTGCCAGTAGCCCCATTGATTTGCTGAGCCTGTCGGGCCACAAATTCTATGGCCCAAAAGGCGTTGGCGCACTGGTAGTTCGCAAGTCCACCATGCTAACAGCCCAGCAGGATGGTGGACGGCATGAACGGGGTCGACGTTCCGGAACACTCAATGTGCCGGGCATTGTGGGTATTGGCGAAGCGGCCCGTCTATGCCAGCTCCAGTTGACAAATGAAGCAAGCCGTATTTCGGCCCTGCGCGATCAGCTCGAAGCCGGGATTCTGGCTCAGTTGCCCAACGCGACGGTTAATGGAAGTCGTCAGTTTCGCCTGCCAAATACGACAAACATCTGCTTTGCGGGGCTGGATGGTGAGTTATTACTACTATCATTAAACGAGCTTGCGGTCTCGAACGGCTCGGCCTGCACGTCGGCGTCTACCGATCCATCGCACGTGCTGAAAGCGATGGGGCTGTCAGACGATTTAGCGTACAGTTCGCTACGGTTCAGCTTAGGCCGGTTCACTACCGAAGCGGAAGTCGAAGCCGCTATCCGGCACATCGTTTCAGTTGTAAACAGGCTTCACTGA